In uncultured Campylobacter sp., a genomic segment contains:
- a CDS encoding sugar transferase, producing MLILGEKYKFTNIELKKLNKKFDKVDIVKYTARPFVEVRLQIEGLLKNHNYKFLIINTKEFIDPKMIKFLTLLQFRFNHKRLKILTIEKFLEKFFHKCYIPDDDRDLEFLSNIRPYNDFEYATKRVIDYIGGAILYVIFFAIKFHVKKKIDEQSPGKLYFIQNRVGLNLKNFRCYKFRTMHEHCVHNPYTKKNDSRVFEFGKFMRKTRIDELPQCINVLRGDMHLIGPRAEWDILVRNYEKAIPYYNERHLVRPGITGWAQVNYPYGENIDDAKQKLMYDLYYIKYWSLWLEIKTIFATINVMIRKKGL from the coding sequence ATGCTGATTCTTGGCGAAAAATATAAATTTACCAATATAGAATTAAAAAAGCTTAATAAAAAATTCGACAAAGTCGACATCGTAAAATACACAGCTCGCCCCTTCGTAGAGGTTCGGCTACAGATCGAAGGTCTACTTAAAAATCACAATTATAAATTTCTGATCATAAATACCAAAGAATTTATCGATCCTAAAATGATAAAATTCCTCACGCTTTTGCAGTTTCGCTTCAATCACAAGCGGCTCAAAATTCTAACTATCGAAAAATTTTTAGAAAAATTCTTTCATAAATGTTATATTCCCGACGACGATAGGGATTTGGAATTTTTAAGCAACATTAGGCCGTATAACGACTTCGAGTACGCTACGAAGCGCGTCATAGACTACATAGGCGGAGCGATCTTGTATGTAATATTTTTTGCGATCAAATTTCACGTAAAAAAGAAAATAGACGAGCAGTCGCCGGGGAAATTATACTTCATACAAAATCGCGTAGGATTAAATTTGAAAAATTTCAGATGTTATAAATTTCGAACCATGCACGAGCATTGCGTTCATAATCCATACACAAAAAAAAACGATAGCAGGGTGTTCGAGTTCGGCAAATTTATGAGAAAGACCAGGATAGACGAGCTGCCGCAATGCATCAACGTACTGCGTGGAGATATGCACCTAATCGGGCCTCGCGCGGAGTGGGACATTTTGGTCAGAAACTACGAAAAAGCAATCCCTTATTACAACGAACGCCATCTGGTCCGCCCTGGTATCACCGGCTGGGCGCAGGTTAATTACCCCTATGGAGAAAACATCGATGATGCCAAGCAAAAGCTAATGTATGATCTCTATTACATCAAATACTGGTCGCTGTGGCTGGAGATCAAGACGATCTTTGCGACGATCAACGTTATGATCAGAAAAAAGGGTTTATAA